The window ACATAGTTGCTTCCATTTTGATGGTTTCGTCTTCTCCAAATTTCCCTTTCATCACAATGCATTGCTCACCGGGACGATCCTCAACAGAGAATGATTTGAACTCAGTCGCTGGCTGGCATTAGTTTTAAAGTCAAAACAACAATCAGAAAGAAACGGATCTCTTCCCATTTGCTTTGATATTGAACAAAACTATAGTTTCTTGATGTAAGGAACAGAACAGTGATTCTTGTCATTAATCTACCTAAGATTgacaaccctaaaccctaaatcataaaccctaaaacctaattTCTAGCTGAAAACTCAGCTCTAAGGgtttggataatgaaatcagaTATATACCTGATGAGGAGGAGCATATTCCGATTGATAGTCGATCTCGTTTCTTATGATTCGAAGGAGGTTGGACCGGAAGGGAGATTGCGCCGACGCGATCGCTGCGTAGGATCGCCGCGAAGTAGTGATGTCTCGCGATTGGGGAGCTGGTAACAGAGGATAACATCGAGCCCAAGAGAGAGATGGAGATTGAGGATGAAAAGTGCGAGCTTTCGACGAGAGAGTACGGAGGAGAAGAGCCATGGAGGTTCTCATGGTCGCCGTCGACGCCATTAGGGCCTCGTTTGAGTGGTTTTCTGATTCGAGAAGGTGGTGGGAGTTTCAATTGAGCTTAACCGGAATTGAACCGGATCGAAATAGCTGGGCCGATtgtgttttttattttagtgataATAGAAAGAATCAATGGGCTTGAGTATAGCTACTAATTATGTATGGGCCTTAACAGTTTAAAAGGCCCATCCATTACTTGACTAGGGTTTCCTCTTATAAGTTAAAAAACGTTAGTCGCCATTTCTACTCGTTTCTGCGCAGCTGCACATCCCACGACGTCAAGATGGTAAGCCTCTCTGGTTGTTTCGATTAATCGTTTGTTTCTCCTGTTTGAATTGAGTTAAGAGCTTGATTATTAGCTAGAAAATGAAACGAAAGTattgatttttgttattgttgtttGTGTGAAATGGAAACGGAACAGCCGTCGCACAAGTCGTTTATGATCAAGAAGAAGCTGGCCAAGAAGCAGAGGCAGAACAGGCCTATTCCTCACTGGATTCGTCTTCGTACCGACAACACTATCAGGTTCGACCATaaattttcgtttttttatttttaatttcccAATCTGTCGAATAGAAACATGTAGTTCGAGTTAGGACGGAGACAGTGAGTTAGTTCGGGAACCAGAGATGTGTAGCCGTCTTGCTGTTGATTTAGGGCAGAAGACAGTGAGTGAGTTCGGGAACCAGAGATCTGTAGTTGTCTATGTGTGTTGATTTAGGACATAGACAGTGAGACATTTAAGTGAGTTCTGAAACGAgacattattttttgttctaATGGCTTCGTGTTTGTTTTTTTCAGGTACAATGCCAAGCGCAGGCACTGGCGTAGAACCAAGCTCGGATTCTAGATGAAAGCTTCATCTAAAAGTCTCTTGTTTTCTGTTCGGTTTAGCCTTTCCTCTTATGTTGTGACATTTTCATTTCCTTTTGTAAGACTTATCTCGTGATTTTCCATCaaattttctatttataaaatgaCATCTTTGCAGACGTGTTATTTGTTTGTCCAAGTTTCTTGTTTATTGGTTGATTTCATATCAACTTCTGGCAATTTAGACCATGGATTAGGATTTATTTATCTTACTTATAGACTGACCTATGAATAAATGGGTTCTTTGATGTGTTCCCAATCTGTTCTATTGGTACTTTGTGCTTGCTTAGAATCTTACAAACTTCTTGTTCTATGTAGTTGATTCTGAAAATAACTGTAAGCACTCAGAAGTATGTTTTATGTAGCAGACGATGTAAAAGATATTAGAACGTTAAACAATAAAAACAATCAAGACTCGAGAGATAAGTAAAAACTATTGCTCCTCTATCAATGGGAGTATCCGAGTACAACAATGCTTCTGAAAACACAATTAAAGGTTCCTTGACAAAATGTCTAGCCATCATTGTGCTTATTCAATTAGCCATCTCTTTCAAATAAGTTCAAGAAGATGCTAAAAGGGTATATTATATAACTTAAATTCTTATTGTCAACTTATGGAGACCAAAACTCAGCTTACGTTATGGTATGAGTCGATGATGGCATCGGCAAGATACTCACATTTCGCCATAGATAATCCAGCAAGCGATATCCTCCCGTCTTTAGTCATGTACACATGCCACTTGTTCGTCATGTTATCACTCTGCTCATttcacaacaacaaaaaaaaacacaatgcaAACTCAAAACCCATTGTCTCAACAAAGCCAATGAGTATGAACATTTTGAGGAATAAGCAAACCTGAGCTTTGTTGAGGCCGGTGAATGAGAACATGCCAATTTGCTTCAGAATGAAAGACCAGTCCTTACCACTCTTGTCTTTTGAAACCAAGCTATCGTACAACCTTTGTCTCACTGTCTTTATCCTCCCCGCCATCATTTCCATCTCTGCTTTCCATTCACCGAACATAGTTGCATCTCCCACCACATTAGCCACGATCCTCGCTCCATGAACTGGTGGGTTCGAGTACATAGGCCTAGCAATCCTTTTCAACTGGCTCTTCACCCTGAAAAGGAAGTAGTGTCACTCTGGAAATTTCTGTAAATAATAAGAAATTTGATTTAAGTGTTTTATTACCTTGTAGCGGCATCGGCTGAAGAGCAGACAACATTGATTGCACCAATTCTTTCAGCATAAAGACCCAAGTTTTTACTATATGACTGAGCAACAAAAAACTCCATTCCACGCTCAGCAAATAATCTCACAGATGCTGCATCTTCATCAAGGCTTCCACTAGCAAATCCCTGGAATATAAGTGTGCATGTAGCATCAAAAAAAAGTTGAGTAGCTCTCTTGGAAATTACTCACAAGCAAGTTTCTAAAAAATCAATCTAGGCGGTAAATAAATCATAGCcgaaatgattttcttaaaattcgATTGAAGTTCAAATTGGTTTAAACTATCCTAATTTAGTATAAATCGGTTAAATTAAGTAACAAGGTTAGTGCAAAATTTGTCTGATTTCTTTTGtgtataaatgtttataattcatcaaaataattttattattaaaccccaaaaaactaaaatattgcTGTTAATACTTTGTGCTTGCTTAGAAATAATTCGTTAAAGCCGAAGCCAGGCCCCAAATAATCAGCATAGCCAATAGGTCTCTATACAAAGCGTCTAGCTACCGCCTAACCATTTCTTGAACATTGCTCCTAAGTGTAGGGAATGTGATACCTACCTGGTATGCAACATCGAAAAACGGTATATGGTTCTTCTCCTGAATGACATCAGCTATTTTCACCCACTGTTCTGGTGTTGGGTCAATCCCAGTTGGGTTGTGAGCACATCCGTGAAGCAAAATGAAAGATCCTTCTGGAGCTTCCTGTATGAACCATCCTAATTCATGAGGGATGTTCTTTGATAGTTTTATGGAATGATACATCACATGAAAACAAACCTTAATATCTTGAATCATCCCCTCAAAGTCCAAACCAATAGTTTTTGGATCATAGTAGCGGTATTCAGACCATGGAACTTTGGCATCATTGAAGATATTCTTGTGATTACCTGAAGTAGTATTAGTTTGTCAGTGGATAAAAACATGTTACATATGAATGCGTTATATATTCATGGTCATTGCAAACACGCACCCCATGTTGGTGCTGATATCAGAACTTTAGCTCCAGGGAAGTAACGCTCAATGAGAGCTGCTGCTAACCGCAGTGAACCGGTTCCGGAAAGACCCTGAATGGTTGCCACCTGGGGGTTTGGAGCCAAGGGAAATGAATCAGCTAGACTAAAGCATAGATGAGAGCAAAGGAACATGAAGAGGGAACACATGAACATACTTTTTGTTCCTTAATAACAGGATGACCAGCTCCGAAAAGCAGCTCAGCAGTGGCTTTGTTGAATGCAGCTAACCCCTCGATTGGTAGATACTGCAGTTTTCATCCAAGCTTAAGTAATTTTTAAGCATATTCTGATTATCTAATTGCTTGTAAAACACATTTTTCAAGTTACCTCTTTATTATCTCCTCTCTCTAACATCAAGTTCTCGgcctaaaaatataaaattaagaagATTAACCAACACTTAATCTGTCAAAAACATTCAGCAATGTGACAAAACTTAGAGAGAAAGTCTAAAACCTTCAAACCTTTTTAACGACGTTAAGCACATAAGGCTGGAGTTCCTCAGTTCGATAAGCACCAACACCGAGATTGAGTTTAAGCTCGTTAGTGTCAGCTTTGAATGCTTCGCTGACTCCGAGAATAGGGTCTGGTGGTGCCATAGTTATACCCTCGAAACGAGAAGGTTTCACTGAAACCGACATGGTCACCCGACTAAGAGACTGTAACAAAAGCCACTTTAATCAGATATGCTAATGCAGATTACAAACTACAGTTACCAAACTTAGCTTTAAAAGTCATTTAGGCTGTTCTCGTAAAGACAGTACCTTTGTTCTCAGGAAGGGGTTCGAACCTGAAGGTCCAAGTTTTAGCTTATCCTGAGTAAAAAAAAACGAAGGCAGGTTGTGAATAAGAGATGCGGAATCATTTTGCATTATTGGTCAGAGGCTAAGAGCTAAGCAAATAGTTTTGTCTGCTAAATCTTCATTGGTTCTAATCTAATAACGGGCGACTAAGAACAAGTACCTTGTTAATCTCGCGCGGTAACAGAGAAGTCCAGCCGAGAGAGAGCATTGAAGAAGCCATTGAATCGATacggatcaaaaaaaaaagctgcaAGAGATCCTAAGTCAGTGAGAGTGAACTTAGACTACTTAGTACAAGGATACGCTATTCAGACAGATGACGTGGTGTCAAGATGATCCACACAAGAGATACAGAAGAGATGATTAGTCACCTGAACTTCGTTACAACCGCGCGGTTTCGAAACGATCAGATCGAGATTAGTGTCGAAAGAACAATGGATCACGAGACGATAAGTACGAAGTTAATTACTCTAGACTTGTCTTGATAGAGGGTATTATGGTCACTGCACAGTGTTTAAAAATCTAGAAAGTACAAAAGAGTTTGGATTCTGTCTGGATAGTAGTTGATGACTTTGTAACAGTTCAAAGCTGATATAACAAATACAGTAATTACAAGTGAATACCCCTGGGAAACCTCTGTTCTCACATTTTCACCCCCTATAGTTCTTAGGTAATCAGATCGAACCTTTTTTATAAGCAACAATTATTTGCTTTTAAGACGATGATGGCGTTGTTAACCGGATAAATGTGGAAGATCATAAAGGAGACGACCATAACGTTGCATCCCATTCATAGATAATTAGAATCATGTTatcataatataaaatcataatttCATGGATAAATTTTGACGATTTAAGTGTTTTTCTCTAATTTTTCAATCTGAcatatttaaagaaaataaatacaaTTGCTTACAAGATTACACGTAATGTTTGGAGTTTttcatatgatatatttttttacgttttctttctACTGGTTTGGCTTTTCAAATTGGTATCTATTTCAAACTAGATTAGCAATTGTTTGACagtaaaaaaatcatataaaatcatTAGAAGAGTAAAAAAGATATTTGATGATTCTCTAGTAAttgtatttattttctttaaatatgTCAGATTGAAAAATTAGAGAAAAACTCTTAAATCGTCAAAATTTATCCATGAAATTATAAGCGAAGCAGACTAAGAAGATGATTTTTGCTTCTAAACGGCCCATCAACCAATCTTTTGTCCATTATCATGATTCTTTGAGCTAtacatacatttttaaaatgttttgagCTGCAAActcatttaatattatttccaaaatcaaaacGTGACGTGTATGTATGTTTCTGGAAATTTGATTAACGCCGTAAAGAACGTGCACAGGTTGGAGAGAGCGTTTAGAAACCACGAACCACATCTTCTTCGTGTGTGTGCATTATCGGAACTGGTCTGGTCAATAGAGTAAATAGGTTAAAATATGAAGGGTTAGTTTTAAGGAACGTGTTAATGTCTTATGCCGTAATGATGATATATGGACCCACTCCACGCAAGAGAAAGCAGCTGACTCAAATGAGAGACGCACATTCTAATAAGGGTCGTCGTGGGATCCAATTACTCTCGGTTCCTAATCCACTTAATAATTTTCATGCGCCTCTTTCACGTTAAAGCTGATATATAAGTATACTTTAAATATAAGTTAATATTTTGGTCGACCACTTCTTTCATTTCAAACGTTGTTGTCTTTTACCTATTCCCAACGCAAATATTCTAATTACCTTTTAaacttaaacatatataaattccTATATCCATCTAAAACTATCTGAATTTTGGTGGAGAATAGTCGATATACATACATGTCTATCTCATTTGAATAAACCGACCAATTTAAGATGTACCAGATAATACTCTAATTAGTagtttaatattgttttaatggttGACCTTAAACCAAAACGATACCAAGCAAACGGTGTACGTAATCCACATCATAAATTTTGCAACACAAGGTACGGTTAAGTATTATATTGATCTTGAAATCGTATAACAATTTAAACAAATGCAATAATAAATATGTCTAAAACGTTAATTTTCATAGACGTACATGAATATGGTAAATTTCAGGTTTTTTTGGTGTCGCTGTTCGTACCACTAAGTCCAAGGATTCTAATGAATGTGTGCTGCCTCAAATATGTGCATGGTGCATCTGTCGAATATGCTTATGTATGTCAGCATGTCGTATTAAACGTTATCGATTGCATCACTTGCATTATGTCGTTATTAACTAGTCATACACACAATGTTCTATCGTATGTTTGGTTCACAAATCAACACGTTCGATCGCACTTAAATATGAACCTGTTACATTTTAGAAAGATCATATCAACGTAGCATCATTATCGCATGTTACTTGTTCATCTTAACAGTTTTCAACCAATTAATTTGTTGATGTGTACGAATCTAACAttttaactttttcttttctcaaacaTTTCATTAAGCTAATACGAAAGTTTCTTCGCTAATTTATTATTACTGTGACCTGTTATATAtcgtttatataataaatttataattctcAGTACTAGTTACTGGgacataatattatttatggacATAGAGTATGAGTAAAGTTTACTCAAAGGTCGTCGTCGCCAAGGCTTGCTTCCAGATTTATTTACGTCTGTAACGATTCTTATTTTATTTCCTTAAACGGCTGCGTTTTACAGGTCTACTGACGCCAGCAGTTTCGTTAGGTGACGTCAGCAGGTTTTCAACAGGGAGAAAATAAAGTTTCCATCTAACGGTTCagatttgttttcatgttaATCCAAGGGTGATAGTTTCTATTTTCACAAAACCTTTTGATGTTAATGGAGATTAATCCTCTGTTCACCAACTTCTTCATTCccttataataataaataaacaaacatgCCATTTCTAATTTTCTACATCCTCCTGCCACCTCTCCGTATTGCCTTTTTTCTTCCCGATGTTTCTTCAGACCAATCTGAAGATCGCTCGAGTTCATCGTTCACTTTGGTCGGTTTAGACTTTTTGACTTGTTCGAACTTCAACTTCTTGTCCTTTCACAAGTACACGTTCTTTCCGATCTAATCTGCTCTCTATACACCCAAGGTAAATAACGGTTTACTCTTCTGGTGATTACGCTCTGATTAATTCACTTATCCGATTAACgtttatttcatatattttatttatttatttgttatatatgCATGGTTTTAAATTCAAAAGGCCGTAGATTTTGGAACTATGATTCTGCgtattaaagaaaacaaaaaagatgTTGATTTTGAGTTTTGACTTGGAGATTATTGTCTCTTCTTTAGCTCCACATCTCAACGTAACTTGTATAGATTAATACCGCTGCGCCGCATCTTCTATTATGCTCCGCCGTATGCATTCTCTGTTTTGGTCATATCTGAATTTGAATTGGGTTCTCTTCGAAATAGGAAAAAGACTCTTCCTTTGTTCTGTTGATTAACAGTTTGGTCAACGATGGAGTCAACAAAGGTGTGCATGAACGCACAGTGTGGATCTACCTCCACGTCAGGGGAGTGGAAGAGAGGCTGGCCGATGCGATCCGGCGAATTAGCCTCTCTGTGTGATAAGTGCGGGTAAGCGAACTAGTCACTCTTCATGTTTCAATTCAAAGTTGGTTGGCTTTTGagctaagttttttttgttggatgTTGGTGTTGGAGTTAGGTCCGCATACGAGCAATCGATATTCTGCCAAGTGTTCCACGCTGAGGAGTCTGGTTGGAGAGAGTGTAATTCATGTGACaaggtaaaagaaaaaaaaatcatttgcttAAACCTGTTTTGTGCTCTAAACATGTTTTGATTtgtgcttcttttttttttttatcagcgtCTTCACTGTGGATGCATTGCTTCTAGATTTATGATGGAGGTTGTGGATAATGGTGGTGTTACATGTATAAGCTGCGCCAAGAAGTCCGGACTATTCTCTGTAAGCTCTCACTGATTTGTTCTTGGGTCTTTTAATCTCCAAAAAAGCCTCGTACTAAGCGGAGTTGGACTAGATATATATTAGAATTTTTTCGGTCTAttatccgatgtgggacttgGATCTAACAATACTCATGCAATTTCTTTCACAGATGAATGTCGAATCCAACGGTAGGGAGTTCCCTACATTTGCTTCAGCAGAGCATGTAAGCAGCGTTCTGGAGAGGACTAATCTCAAACACTTGCTTCATTTCCAAAGAATCTCCCCCACTCAACCTTTTCTCCAAATGAAACAAGAGGAGTCTCTCCTTCCCGCAAGACTAGAAGCTCTCAGACACAACACTGAGAAGAAAGAATCTGCACAGCCAAACTTGAGCATTTCACTTGGACCTACGCTTATGACAAGTCCATTTCACGATGTGGACGACAGAAGCAAGACCACTACTCCCATTTTCCAGCTCGCCTCTCGGTCTAGACAACTCCTACCAAAACCTGCGAACTCAGCTCCCACTACTGCTCCTCCCATGGAGCCTAACGGGAGCCTCGTGTCGCAGATTCACGTCGCTAGGCCTCCTCCAGAAGGTCGAGGCAAGACTCAGTTGCTTCCGCGTTATTGGCCTAGGATTACTGATCAGGAGCTGCAGCAATTATCTGGACAGTATCCTCATCTGTATGTTCGTTCATAACATTcttattctttgtttttttttgcaatatCGTTCTATGCTAAGAGTTGTCCTTAACTGTTTATTCTCTCTCCAAGCTCAAACTCCAAAATTATACCACTCTTTGAAAAAGTTCTGAGTGCAAGTGATGCTGGTCGTATTGGTCGACTGGTTCTTCCCAAAGCATGTGCAGAGGTAATTTTTTGTTTCTCCATAAAATGTTCCCTAAGTGCTTTAGTATCAGCTAATAACCTTTTATGGTTGGTAATTTAGGCGTATTTCCCACCGATCTCACAACCTGAGGGCCTCCCGTTAAAGATACAAGACATAAAAGGGAAAGAGTGGGTGTTCCAGTTCAGGTTCTGGCCTAATAATAACAGCAGGATGTATGTTTTGGAGGGTGTGACTCCTTGCATACAGTCAATGCAGTTGCAAGCTGGTGATACTGGTACTTTTCAAAACCCTTTTATTTCGTGATTGGCCTGCGATTTTTAGCCGAACCGAACACaatttttggttagttcggttcgaTTCGGTAGCTTTTTCTGTTCGGTTCGACAATCGGTTACTTCGGTTTTCTTTATGTAAGAAAGTTATAACTAAACCATACCAAAAACCTGAACCGAACTAACAAAACTAACCAAATTTTCAAGctaaactaaccaaatttaCCTGAAATTAACCGAATTTATCTGGAtctttaacaaaattaaaccaaaatctACTGAAATCAAAAACTTCGGTAGAATTTTCAAAAACGGAGCTAACCAAATGCCGAAGTGAACCAAACTTTATTTTGGGTTAATTCTATAAGATATATGCCGAACCGAACTGAACCAGCAAGCCTACCTGGTATGACTAAATCAAACATTGGCATTAAGCGTTTTCGATCATGTGTTGTGTGTTCTTGGTACTTTTTTTATTACTTAtgatgttttgaattttttcttgatATCTGCAGTAACATTCAGCCGCACAGAACCTGAAGGAAAACTCGTAATGGGATACCGTAAAGCGACAAACTCAACAGCATCACAGGTAAAAAGCATGCCAGTCTCATGTTGTAATGATAAGCAACTGTACTGTGAAGAGTATTGAACTAAAAGTATGCTTTCTGGTGCTCTTATCGTTATGATGCATTGagtgaaacttttttttttctgtggttTCTTCAGATGTTCAAGGGGAGCAGTGAACCCAATCTGAACATGTTCTCCAACAACTTGAGTTCGGGATGCGGTGACATCAACTGGTCTAAACTTGACAAGCCTGAGGACATGTCAAAGGACGGCTTAATGCTTCAGCCGTCGCTAATCTCTGCTAGGAAACGTGTTCGAAACATTGGCACTAAGAGCAAGCGACTGCTCATTGATAGCGTAGATGTTCTGGAACTGAGACTAACTTGGGAGGAGGCACAGGAGCTGCTGCGGCCTCCTCAGTCTGCTAAACCGAGCATATGTACAGTGGAAGATCACGATTTTGAAGAATATGACGTGAGTTGATACAGCTTACCTGTTTTTCAAAAAGCAGCTGGACCTTTGCACTGTAGTTTCTGAAAATCATGTACTTGATGCTATGCAGGAACCACCAGTTTTCGGGAAGAGGACCGTGTTTGTGTCACGTCAAACAGGGTGAGGCCTCATGTACTGTGTAATGATATGATCAGAAGATGTTAAAGCACACTTTGAATGACCAAGAAACTGACATATGATTGTTTGGAGTGTTCAATAAATCGTTAGGCGGTAGTTAGGTGCTTTATATTGGATTATTGATTAGGTGGGAGTCTAGACCGATTTTTTAAACGCCTAGAccgatattttaaaaaaaatgttctaGAAAAATTGTTTTGCATGTCCGATTTGCGGACTAGTCGGACGCGTAGGCTCAGCTataccg of the Brassica rapa cultivar Chiifu-401-42 chromosome A03, CAAS_Brap_v3.01, whole genome shotgun sequence genome contains:
- the LOC103862102 gene encoding aspartate aminotransferase, chloroplastic encodes the protein MASSMLSLGWTSLLPREINKDKLKLGPSGSNPFLRTKSLSRVTMSVSVKPSRFEGITMAPPDPILGVSEAFKADTNELKLNLGVGAYRTEELQPYVLNVVKKAENLMLERGDNKEYLPIEGLAAFNKATAELLFGAGHPVIKEQKVATIQGLSGTGSLRLAAALIERYFPGAKVLISAPTWGNHKNIFNDAKVPWSEYRYYDPKTIGLDFEGMIQDIKEAPEGSFILLHGCAHNPTGIDPTPEQWVKIADVIQEKNHIPFFDVAYQGFASGSLDEDAASVRLFAERGMEFFVAQSYSKNLGLYAERIGAINVVCSSADAATRVKSQLKRIARPMYSNPPVHGARIVANVVGDATMFGEWKAEMEMMAGRIKTVRQRLYDSLVSKDKSGKDWSFILKQIGMFSFTGLNKAQSDNMTNKWHVYMTKDGRISLAGLSMAKCEYLADAIIDSYHNVS
- the LOC103862104 gene encoding B3 domain-containing transcription repressor VAL2 isoform X2; this translates as MESTKVCMNAQCGSTSTSGEWKRGWPMRSGELASLCDKCGSAYEQSIFCQVFHAEESGWRECNSCDKRLHCGCIASRFMMEVVDNGGVTCISCAKKSGLFSMNVESNGREFPTFASAEHVSSVLERTNLKHLLHFQRISPTQPFLQMKQEESLLPARLEALRHNTEKKESAQPNLSISLGPTLMTSPFHDVDDRSKTTTPIFQLASRSRQLLPKPANSAPTTAPPMEPNGSLVSQIHVARPPPEGRGKTQLLPRYWPRITDQELQQLSGHSNSKIIPLFEKVLSASDAGRIGRLVLPKACAEAYFPPISQPEGLPLKIQDIKGKEWVFQFRFWPNNNSRMYVLEGVTPCIQSMQLQAGDTVTFSRTEPEGKLVMGYRKATNSTASQMFKGSSEPNLNMFSNNLSSGCGDINWSKLDKPEDMSKDGLMLQPSLISARKRVRNIGTKSKRLLIDSVDVLELRLTWEEAQELLRPPQSAKPSICTVEDHDFEEYDEPPVFGKRTVFVSRQTGEQEQWVQCDACAKWRRLPVDTLLPPKWLCSDNLLDPGRSSCSAPDELTPREQDTLLRLSKEFKRRRLASSNQEEASALDTLANAAITTTGEQGETEVAATTKHPRHRAGCSCIVCSQPPSGKGKHKPSCTCTVCEAVKRRFKTLMMRKRNRGEAGQASQQAQSDQCREETEAESIPAVELPAAGGNIDLNSDPASRVSMMSLLQAATFPLEVYLKQKGVPNTAADQQSSDIVSTENGSSSAAQEHDRDTSGAPEPMN
- the LOC103862101 gene encoding 60S ribosomal protein L39-1, encoding MPSHKSFMIKKKLAKKQRQNRPIPHWIRLRTDNTIRYNAKRRHWRRTKLGF
- the LOC103862100 gene encoding uncharacterized protein At2g39795, mitochondrial, giving the protein MASTATMRTSMALLLRTLSSKARTFHPQSPSLSWARCYPLLPAPQSRDITTSRRSYAAIASAQSPFRSNLLRIIRNEIDYQSEYAPPHQPATEFKSFSVEDRPGEQCIVMKGKFGEDETIKMEATMFDGFMAVPRTGLDASGSDVRLHVSLLVDISKADGSEDMEFLCSVWPNRIEIQNLYMLRRDKITGQPYMGPKFGSLKYDFQTAIKEFLRVRGIDSELCFFLHEYMMNKDRIELIQWLSKLNSFIAK
- the LOC103862104 gene encoding B3 domain-containing transcription repressor VAL2 isoform X1; the encoded protein is MESTKVCMNAQCGSTSTSGEWKRGWPMRSGELASLCDKCGSAYEQSIFCQVFHAEESGWRECNSCDKRLHCGCIASRFMMEVVDNGGVTCISCAKKSGLFSMNVESNGREFPTFASAEHVSSVLERTNLKHLLHFQRISPTQPFLQMKQEESLLPARLEALRHNTEKKESAQPNLSISLGPTLMTSPFHDVDDRSKTTTPIFQLASRSRQLLPKPANSAPTTAPPMEPNGSLVSQIHVARPPPEGRGKTQLLPRYWPRITDQELQQLSGQYPHLSNSKIIPLFEKVLSASDAGRIGRLVLPKACAEAYFPPISQPEGLPLKIQDIKGKEWVFQFRFWPNNNSRMYVLEGVTPCIQSMQLQAGDTVTFSRTEPEGKLVMGYRKATNSTASQMFKGSSEPNLNMFSNNLSSGCGDINWSKLDKPEDMSKDGLMLQPSLISARKRVRNIGTKSKRLLIDSVDVLELRLTWEEAQELLRPPQSAKPSICTVEDHDFEEYDEPPVFGKRTVFVSRQTGEQEQWVQCDACAKWRRLPVDTLLPPKWLCSDNLLDPGRSSCSAPDELTPREQDTLLRLSKEFKRRRLASSNQEEASALDTLANAAITTTGEQGETEVAATTKHPRHRAGCSCIVCSQPPSGKGKHKPSCTCTVCEAVKRRFKTLMMRKRNRGEAGQASQQAQSDQCREETEAESIPAVELPAAGGNIDLNSDPASRVSMMSLLQAATFPLEVYLKQKGVPNTAADQQSSDIVSTENGSSSAAQEHDRDTSGAPEPMN